AGTTATAAATTGGTTAGTAAAGAGCTACATACAAAACCGACCGTTGTCGATGTTAGTGGCGTGAAAATTGGTGGGGGCAATTTGGTTGTAATGGCAGGCCCTTGTGCGGTTGAAAGTAGAGAACAATTAATGGAAGCTGCACAAATTGTTAAAGCCGGTGGTGCTCAGTTCTTAAGAGGTGGTGCTTATAAACCTCGTACTTCACCATATGCATTCCAAGGCTTGGAGCATGAGGGGTTAAAATATTTGGCAGAAGCTAGAGAATTAACCGGATTGAAAATTGTTACTGAGGTAACAGAGGTAGAAGCAGTCGAACTTGTGGCCCAATATGCGGATATGTTACAAATTGGGGCGAGAAATATGCAAAACTTTGCATTGTTAAAAGAAGTTGGGCGAAGTAATAAGCCGGTGTTATTAAAAAGAGGCTTAGCGGCGACTATTAATGAGTGGTTACATGCAGCGGAATACATTGTTAGTGAAGGTAATCAAAATGTAGTGTTGTGTGAACGCGGTATTAGAACGTATGAAGAATATACGAGAAATACATTAGATTTAAGTGCGGTGGGA
This genomic window from Negativicutes bacterium contains:
- the aroF gene encoding 3-deoxy-7-phosphoheptulonate synthase, with amino-acid sequence MIIVMNMEATKEDVERVVSAIRSNHLQAHIVEGESKTVIGVIGDKQVVANLSLEAFKGVEKTVPISSSYKLVSKELHTKPTVVDVSGVKIGGGNLVVMAGPCAVESREQLMEAAQIVKAGGAQFLRGGAYKPRTSPYAFQGLEHEGLKYLAEARELTGLKIVTEVTEVEAVELVAQYADMLQIGARNMQNFALLKEVGRSNKPVLLKRGLAATINEWLHAAEYIVSEGNQNVVLCERGIRTYEEYTRNTLDLSAVGIVKHLSHLPIIVDPSHGTGKWRLVEPMSLAAVAAGADGLMIEVHPNPEKALSDGPQSLNPENYNEVMRKVFKLSEFMKNEL